The following are encoded together in the Zingiber officinale cultivar Zhangliang chromosome 8A, Zo_v1.1, whole genome shotgun sequence genome:
- the LOC122008926 gene encoding PLASMODESMATA CALLOSE-BINDING PROTEIN 3-like, translated as MAAALLLLLTVPMLGVSDAAWCVCRSDASSTALQKTLDYACGAGADCSPILQVGTCYNPNTVLAHCSYATNSYYQRNGQAQTACDFSGTATLTSSDPSASGCVYPATASAAGTSSTPTTTISPPSSLTPSTFTPTTTNTTNGVLGGIGPTGTSNGIDTSHGSSLRKAGRWSLLTQILLLPTLTLMLKLC; from the exons ATGGCCGCTGCCCTGCTGCTCTTGCTCACTGTGCCCATGCTTGGTGTTTCAG ATGCTGCTTGGTGTGTTTGCAGGTCTGATGCGAGCTCAACCGCACTGCAAAAGACACTGGACTATGCTTGTGGAGCTGGGGCTGACTGCAGCCCTATTTTGCAAGTTGGGACATGCTACAACCCTAACACAGTGCTCGCCCATTGCTCTTATGCTACCAACAGCTACTACCAGAGGAATGGACAGGCACAGACAGCCTGTGACTTCTCAGGAACAGCCACCCTCACCTCCTCAGATCCAA GTGCAAGTGGCTGTGTCTATCCTGCAACTGCTAG TGCGGCAGGAACCTCAAGCACACCGACAACTACAATCTCTCCGCCAAGTTCACTAACACCAAGCACCTTCACCCCGACGACAACCAACACTACAAATGGAGTTCTCGGAGGAATAGGCCCAACGGGAACAAGCAACGGAATCGACACTAGCCACGGGAGTTCGCTTCGAAAGGCAGGGAGATGGTCTCTCTTAACtcaaattcttcttcttccaaccttGACTTTGATGCTGAAGCTATGCTAG
- the LOC122008927 gene encoding BTB/POZ domain-containing protein NPY4-like, whose amino-acid sequence MKFMKLGSKPDSFQGDEKDQRFVASELAADIIVHVGEVKFHLHKFPLLSKSYLLQKLLMASNDDKVDEICITDIPGGATAFETCAKFCYGMTVTLNAHNVAATRCAAEYLEMHETVEKGNLAYKIEVFLRTSIFRSWKDSIIVLHTTRSLLPWAEDLELITHCIDSIASNACVDTSKVEWSYTYNRKQLLSEVLNPQQWNGVRKQNQVPKDWWVEDLFELQVHFFKKIILAISARGRMSSQVIGAALEAYTCHRLSSLGRESMRKGGDSMTTSFVETVISLLPLEKGSVSSKFLLRLLKVGNLLSIGETGKKELTKRIGRQLEDASVRDLLIPASAESAMYDIDMILSLVEEFNCSALASGNSRTVVAKLVDGYLLEVAQDPNLPLSKFVDLAELVPNELRPLHDQLYHAIDAYLKGHPALGKRERKRLCGLLNCKKLSVDACAHALQNERLPLRMVVQIMYVEHMRVSISMASCQGGCSRSAMATETQDAPVDSSGDDGRSINNGKTTRGMVLPKKILKKLLSSTGQSGENNGSSDASGSPILANPEKQKLTPPRKARHSVS is encoded by the exons ATGAAGTTCATGAAGCTTGGATCAAAGCCTGATTCTTTTCAGGGTGATGAGAAGGATCAAAG GTTTGTAGCTTCTGAGTTAGCTGCTGATATCATTGTTCATGTCGGCGAAGTAAAATTCCACTTGCACAAG TTTCCCTTGTTGTCCAAGAGTTATCTCCTGCAGAAGCTGCTAATGGCTTCCAATGATGACAAGGTCGATGAGATTTGCATCACTGATATCCCTGGTGGAGCTACAGCTTTTGAAACTTGTGCAAAATTTTGCTATGGAATGACTGTAACACTCAATGCTCACAATGTAGCCGCCACTCGATGTGCAGCTGAGTACTTGGAGATGCATGAAACAGTTGAGAAAGGGAATCTTGCATACAAAATTGAAGTCTTCCTCCGGACTAGCATATTTCGTAGTTGGAAAGATTCGATCATAGTTCTTCACACAACAAGGTCTCTTCTACCCTGGGCCGAGGACTTGGAATTGATCACTCACTGCATAGATTCTATTGCCTCCAATGCTTGTGTTGATACTTCTAAAGTGGAATGGTCATACACCTACAACAGAAAGCAGCTTCTATCTGAAGTTCTTAATCCACAACAATGGAATGGAGTTAGAAAACAGAACCAAGTGCCAAAGGACTGGTGGGTGGAGGACCTGTTCGAACTCCAAGTCCACTTCTTTAAGAAGATAATATTGGCCATTAGTGCTAGAGGCAGAATGTCCTCTCAGGTGATTGGAGCTGCACTGGAAGCTTATACCTGTCATAGATTATCGAGTTTAGGCAGAGAATCAATGAGAAAGGGAGGTGATAGCATGACCACTTCATTTGTGGAGACTGTGATTTCACTGCTGCCCTTAGAGAAGGGTTCTGTCTCAAGCAAATTCCTTCTGAGGTTACTGAAAGTTGGAAATTTGTTGAGTATTGGCGAAACTGGCAAGAAGGAACTAACAAAGCGAATAGGGCGCCAATTAGAAGATGCTTCAGTTCGTGATCTTCTAATCCCTGCGTCCGCGGAGAGTGCGATGTATGACATAGACATGATTCTCAGTTTAGTAGAAGAATTCAACTGCTCTGCTTTGGCTTCCGGGAATTCAAGAACTGTTGTAGCAAAGCTAGTGGACGGCTATCTTCTTGAGGTAGCACAAGATCCCAATTTGCCTCTTTCCAAATTCGTTGATCTTGCTGAGCTTGTACCAAATGAACTAAGACCTCTGCACGATCAGCTTTATCATGCCATTGATGCTTATCTCAAG GGGCATCCAGCGCTCGGCAAGAGAGAGAGGAAACGGCTGTGCGGTCTCTTGAACTGCAAGAAGCTCTCGGTGGACGCTTGCGCGCATGCTCTGCAGAACGAGCGCCTGCCGTTACGGATGGTGGTGCAGATCATGTACGTCGAGCACATGCGCGTGTCGATTTCTATGGCCAGCTGCCAGGGTGGATGCTCAAGGTCAGCCATGGCGACCGAAACTCAAGATGCACCTGTTGATTCAAGCGGCGATGACGGTCGAAGTATCAACAATGGCAAGACGACGAGAGGCATGGTGCTACCGAAGAAAATCCTCAAGAAGCTGTTGTCGAGCACAGGACAATCAGGAGAGAACAATGGCTCCTCGGATGCCTCAGGAAGTCCGATCTTGGCCAACCCGGAGAAGCAGAAGCTCACGCCTCCGAGGAAGGCAAGGCACTCGGTCTCCTAG
- the LOC122011489 gene encoding uncharacterized protein LOC122011489: protein MAAEHSADMFKLLEKQGELLMESYRSMSHELHKLQVEEEMLMQKLYKIMTMEGLLNKEKQGTNDSNVDANKSLQ from the exons ATGGCTGCAGAGCATTCAGCAGACATGTTCAA GCTTTTGGAGAAGCAAGGTGAACTCCTCATGGAATCATATCGTTCAATGTCCCATGAGCTACATAAACTTCAG GTAGAAGAAGAAATGCTTATGCAGAAACTCTACAAGATCATGACCATGGAAGGCTTGTTAAACAAG GAAAAGCAAGGAACCAACGATTCAAACGTAGATGCAAACAAATCGTTGCAGTAA
- the LOC122008929 gene encoding calcium-transporting ATPase 10, plasma membrane-type-like encodes METYLNEKFVGGVRSKNSPDEALQRWRDLVGVVKNPKRRFRFTANLSKRSEVAAMKRSNHEKLRVAVLVSKAALQFIQGIAMQGAYNVPEEVKQAGFQICADELGSCVEGHDVKKLKFHGGVNGIANKLSTSLTDGLTATEEDLKRRKTIYGVNKFTESPVRSFWVFVWEALQDMTLIILAACAFISLIVGVATEGWPKGAHDGLGIVASILLVVFVTATSDYRQSLQFKDLDKEKKKIFVQVTRNGFRQKISIYDVLPGDLVHLAIGDQVPADGLFVSGFSLLINESSLTGESEPVAVNAENPFLLSGTKVQDGTGKMLVATVGMRSQWGKLMATLSEGGDDETPLQVKLNGVATIIGKIGLVFAIVTFAVLAQGLIIRKFQQGSYLSWSAEDALELLEYFAVGVTIVVVAVPEGLPLAVTLSLAFAMKKMMNDRALVRHLAACETMGSATSICSDKTGTLTTNHMTVVKACLCGNVKDVSDHGNLKTIFSEIPDVVLKVLKQSIFNNTGGEVVINQSGKREILGTPTETALLEFGLSLGGDFQALRQETKIVKVEPFNSEKKRMGVVLELPQGGFRAHSKGASEIVLAACSKVLDAEGNAVQLDQATAIQMRTTIDSFANEALRTLCLAYMDVGNSFSAAEHIPVEGFTCIGIVGIKDPVRPGVKESVAICRSAGITVRMVTGDNINTAKAIARECGILTDNGVAIEGPEFRNKSLAEMMDLVPKLQVMARSSPMDKHTLVKHLRTTCDEVVAVTGDGTNDAPALHEADIGLAMGIAGTEVAKESADVIILDDNFSTIVTVAKWGRSVYINIQKFVQFQLTVNIVALIVNFSSACLTGQAPLTAVQLLWVNMIMDTLGALALATEPPNDELMKQSPVGRKGNFISNAMWRNILGQAFYQFIVIWYLQSQGKVVFGLEGPNSDLVLNTLIFNSFVFCQVFNEVSCREMEKINIFHGILQNYVFVAVLSSTVIFQFMIIQFLGDFASTTPLTSSQWLSCVLIGFLGMPIAAITKMIQV; translated from the exons ATGGAGACCTACCTGAACGAGAAATTTGTTGGCGGTGTGAGGTCCAAGAACTCGCCGGACGAGGCGCTCCAGCGATGGAGGGACCTCGTCGGCGTGGTGAAGAATCCTAAGCGCCGGTTCCGCTTCACCGCCAACCTCTCCAAGCGCTCCGAGGTTGCCGCCATGAAGCGCTCCAATCAT GAGAAGTTGCGAGTTGCTGTTTTGGTTTCAAAAGCTGCACTGCAATTTATTCAAG GTATCGCTATGCAAGGTGCATATAATGTACCTGAGGAAGTGAAGCAAGCAGGCTTCCAAATTTGTGCTGATGAATTGGGTTCATGTGTCGAAGGCCATGATGTGAAGAAGTTGAAGTTTCATGGTGGTGTTAATGGTATCGCGAACAAACTTTCTACATCACTAACAGATGGATTAACTGCTACTGAGGAAGATTTAAAGCGCAGAAAAACTATCTATGGCGTGAATAAGTTCACTGAAAGCCCAGTCCGAAGTTTTTGGGTATTTGTTTGGGAAGCACTTCAAGACATGACTCTCATCATTCTTGCTGCATGTGCCTTTATTTCACTAATTGTCGGCGTTGCCACAGAAGGATGGCCTAAAGGTGCACATGATGGCCTTGGAATTGTGGCAAGTATACTTTTGGTTGTCTTTGTTACTGCAACTAGCGATTATCGGCAATCTTTACAATTCAAAGACTtggacaaggagaagaagaagatattTGTACAAGTTACACGGAATGGTTTCAGGCAGAAAATCTCAATCTATGATGTTCTTCCCGGTGATTTGGTACATCTTGCAATTGGGGATCAAGTTCCTGCAGATGGCTTGTTTGTGTCTGGTTTTTCCTTGTTGATCAATGAATCCAGTCTAACGGGTGAGAGTGAACCAGTTGCCGTGAATGCTGAGAATCCTTTTCTTTTATCTGGCACAAAGGTCCAAGATGGAACTGGTAAAATGCTGGTGGCTACTGTTGGCATGAGATCACAATGGGGTAAACTGATGGCTACCCTCAGTGAAGGAGGAGACGATGAAACTCCATTGCAGGTCAAGTTGAATGGAGTTGCAACTATCATAGGAAAAATTGGATTGGTCTTTGCAATCGTGACATTTGCAGTGCTAGCTCAAGGTTTAATCATCCGGAAATTCCAACAGGGTTCATACTTGAGTTGGTCAGCTGAAGATGCATTGGAGTTGCTTGAGTATTTTGCTGTCGGAGTCACTATTGTAGTGGTTGCAGTTCCTGAAGGACTTCCCTTAGCTGTGACCTTGAGCCTTGCCTTTGCCATGAAGAAAATGATGAATGATAGGGCACTGGTCAGGCATCTCGCTGCTTGTGAAACTATGGGCTCTGCTACATCAATTTGCAGTGATAAAACAGGTACATTGACCACCAATCACATGACCGTAGTGAAGGCTTGTTTATGTGGAAATGTTAAGGATGTCAGTGATCATGGAAACTTGAAAACCATATTCTCTGAGATACCAGATGTTGTTCTAAAAGTACTTAAACAATCTATCTTTAACAACACTGGTGGAGAAGTTGTCATCAACCAATCTGGAAAGCGTGAAATCCTCGGAACACCAACTGAGACCGCTCTTCTAGAATTTGGCTTGTCATTAGGAGGCGATTTCCAGGCTCTGCGCCAAGAAActaagattgtcaaagtagaacCTTTTAATTCAGAAAAGAAAAGAATGGGAGTGGTTCTTGAGCTTCCTCAAGGAGGATTCCGGGCCCACTCAAAAGGTGCTTCAGAAATCGTATTGGCTGCGTGTAGCAAAGTACTAGATGCAGAAGGGAATGCTGTTCAGCTCGATCAAGCAACAGCGATTCAAATGAGGACTACCATTGATAGCTTTGCCAACGAAGCTCTGCGCACTCTGTGCCTTGCTTACATGGACGTTGGGAATAGTTTTTCAGCTGCCGAACATATTCCTGTTGAAGGGTTCACTTGTATTGGAATTGTTGGTATCAAAGATCCTGTCCGTCCCGGTGTTAAAGAGTCAGTTGCAATTTGTAGGTCTGCAGGGATCACTGTGAGAATGGTTACTGGGGATAACATAAACACCGCAAAGGCCATTGCTCGAGAATGTGGTATCCTTACCGATAATGGGGTGGCCATTGAAGGTCCTGAGTTCAGGAATAAGAGTCTAGCGGAAATGATGGATTTAGTTCCCAAACTCCAG GTGATGGCTAGATCTTCTCCAATGGATAAACATACCTTGGTGAAGCACCTGCGCACCACATGTGATGAAGTTGTCGCTGTGACTGGCGATGGTACAAATGATGCGCCGGCACTCCATGAAGCAGATATTGGCCTTGCAATGGGTATTGCAGGAACTGAG GTGGCTAAAGAAAGTGCTGATGTTATCATTCTCGACGACAACTTCTCAACAATTGTTACCGTGGCAAAGTGGGGTCGTTCGGTATACATAAACATTCAGAAGTTTGTGCAGTTTCAACTTACTGTTAACATTGTTGCTTTAATTGTTAACTTCTCCTCGGCCTGCTTAACAG GACAAGCTCCTCTCACTGCCGTTCAGCTACTCTGGGTGAACATGATCATGGATACACTTGGGGCACTTGCTTTAGCCACCGAGCCACCTAATGACGAACTGATGAAACAATCTCCAGTCGGAAGAAAGGGAAATTTCATAAGCAATGCGATGTGGAGGAACATCTTAGGACAAGCCTTTTACCAGTTCATTGTGATATGGTATCTTCAGAGTCAAGGCAAAGTAGTATTTGGCCTCGAGGGCCCTAATTCTGATCTTGTGCTCAACACTCTCATATTCAATTCGTTCGTCTTCTGTCAG GTATTCAACGAGGTCAGCTGCAGAGAGATGGAGAAAATAAACATCTTCCATGGCATATTGCAGAACTATGTGTTTGTTGCTGTCCTTTCTTCGACTGTCATCTTCCAGTTCATGATCATTCAGTTCCTCGGCGATTTTGCGAGCACCACTCCATTGACTTCGAGCCAATGGCTTTCCTGTGTGCTCATTGGGTTTCTCGGAATGCCAATCGCCGCCATCACCAAAATGATTCAAGTCTGA
- the LOC122010780 gene encoding uncharacterized protein LOC122010780, translating to MLYEEKGYHHYKNAPLRFANWLAESPPIILTSTYVWVNQLPSGAFSSSANTLLKYLVIGNMTEINFTVNDTAYTKGYYLTDGIYPEWATFVKAFPCPEDPKRKLFKERQESARKDVEWAFGVLQSRWAIVRGPARYWYRKKLKQIMLACIILHNMIVEDEGGHVTNWYNEEGDKPAQPIHGSNRGFQDYLRTNSELRDTQVHHQLRADLVEHIWGQYNNNP from the exons ATGCTGTATGAAGAAAAAGGTTATCACCACTACAAAAATGCACCACTGCGATTCGCCAACTGGCTTGCGGAGTCCCCGCCGATCATCTTGACGAGTACCTACGTATGGGTGAATCAACTGCCATCAGGTGCCTTTTCAAGTTCTGCGAATACGTTGTTGAAATATTTGGTGATAG gaaatatgacagaGATTAATTTCACGGTGAACGACACTGCATATACGAAGGGTTATTATCTAACAGATGGAATATATCCCGAGTGGGCTACTTTTGTTAAGGCTTTTCCTTGCCCGGAGGATCCCAAGAGGAAGTTGTTTAAGGAAAGACAGGAGTCTGCAAGAAAAGATGTTGAATGGGCATTTGGGGTGCTCCAATCTCGATGGGCGATTGTCAGAGGTCCAGCTCGGTATTGGTATAGGAAAAAGTTAAAACAAATCATGTTAGCATGCATTATTTTGCATAATATGATTGTTGAGGATGAGGGAGGTCACGTGACAAATTGGTACAACGAAGAAGGTGACAAACCCGCACAACCTATCCATGGCTCAAACCGAGGATTTCAGGATTATCTTCGAACAAATTCTGAGCTACGTGACACTCAAGTTCATCACCAACTTCGCGCCGACTTAGTTGAACATATCTGGGGGCAATACAACAACAATCCatga
- the LOC122010781 gene encoding glutathione S-transferase T3-like, translating into MSFPPQNLQNIQGFGNSMNHLNYAPRGPYQPLPAEYWQNMSHPYFMPSVVHGYGTPHTTGMSFTPSMSNELATPTFVPETQLSDRESPIEVVNLEKTVSNAESTRKRSSWTKVEDEVLARSFVTISDDPIISNDQKVDAFWGRVASYYNENLPLGSNTRSANVIRSHWHNTIQKKVYRFNVNYNSIYSSYQSGHGDDDILRFKYEKYLSKNNGVAFNLEHVWRIVKDRPMFTPQSADHFVTTKKTRTSESGASNTSSNQDVSIDLDYEDTRPMGQKTAKRKGKDKVKSTMEDLTVNYNNIITKFTEYTSVKKSEVDLKQKQLEVEEIKAKAAFPNLKLRIVA; encoded by the coding sequence ATGTCGTTTCCtccacaaaatcttcaaaataTCCAAGGTTTTGGAAATTCTATGAATCATCTGAATTATGCCCCTCGAGGTCCATATCAACCGCTTCCAGCTGAATATTGGCAAAACATGAGCCATCCATATTTCATGCCGTCGGTTGTTCATGGATATGGTACCCCACACACAACTGGTATGTCTTTCACTCCTTCGATGTCGAATGAACTTGCAACTCCGACTTTTGTCCCGGAGACTCAACTTTCCGACCGTGAATCCCCAATTGAGGTGGTCAATTTAGAAAAGACGGTTTCAAATGCTGAGAGTACAAGAAAGCGTTCAAGTTGGACAAAGGTTGAAGATGAGGTCTTAGCGAGAAGTTTTGTCACTATCAGTGATGATCCAATAATCAGCAATGATCAAAAGGTGGATGCTTTTTGGGGACGGGTTGCAAGCTACTACAATGAGAATCTTCCCCTAGGTTCAAACACCAGAAGTGCAAATGTTATACGGTCACATTGGcacaatacaatccaaaagaagGTATATCGATTCAACGTAAATTACAATAGTATTTATAGTTCATATCAAAGTGGTCACGGTGATGATGATATATTGAGGTTTAAGTACGAAAAATATCTATCCAAAAACAATGGTGTTGCATTCAATCTCGAACATGTGTGGAGAATTGTCAAAGACCGTCCAATGTTTACTCCACAGTCCGCTGATCACTTTGTGACCACAAAGAAGACGAGGACCTCAGAGTCGGGAGCAAGCAACACCTCCTCCAACCAAGATGTGAGTATAGACCTGGATTATGAAGATACTCGTCCAATGGGGCAAAAAAcagcaaaaagaaagggaaaagacaaAGTAAAATCGACCATGGAGGATCTGACAGTAAACTACAACAATATTATCACAAAGTTCACTGAGTACACAAGCGTGAAGAAGTCTGAAGTCGATTTGAAACAAAAACAACTCGAAGTAGAGGAGATTAAGGCAAAAGCTGCATTTCCAAATCTGAAGCTAAGAATCGTCGCTTGA